One Chromatiaceae bacterium genomic region harbors:
- a CDS encoding CbbQ/NirQ/NorQ/GpvN family protein — translation MESTQSPTETHFITQEPYYEPVGNEVTMFEAAYANRLPVLLKGPTGCGKTRFMEYMAWRLKRPLITVSCHDDLTTSDLVGRYLVKGGETTWVDGPLTRAVRAGGICYLDEIVEARKDTMVVIHPLADDRRMMPIEKLGQLLEASPDFCLAISYNPGYQSVLKELKQSTRQRFVALSFDYPKPELEARIIRHETGLDESATAKLLKLAEMTRNLKGNGLEEGASTRLLVHAGKLIAQGVEPRAACQGAVSLALTDDEDLIAAVNELIAALF, via the coding sequence ATGGAAAGTACCCAGTCTCCCACCGAAACGCATTTCATTACCCAGGAACCCTATTACGAACCTGTTGGCAATGAAGTCACGATGTTCGAGGCCGCCTATGCCAACCGCCTGCCGGTGCTGCTGAAGGGGCCGACCGGCTGCGGCAAGACCCGCTTCATGGAATACATGGCGTGGCGCCTGAAGCGACCCCTCATTACCGTCTCCTGCCACGACGACCTTACCACCTCCGACCTGGTGGGCCGCTATCTGGTCAAGGGCGGCGAGACCACCTGGGTGGACGGGCCCCTGACCCGCGCCGTGCGCGCTGGCGGCATCTGCTATCTGGATGAAATCGTCGAGGCGCGCAAGGACACCATGGTGGTGATCCATCCCCTGGCGGACGACCGCCGTATGATGCCCATCGAGAAGCTCGGCCAATTGCTGGAGGCCTCCCCCGACTTCTGCCTCGCCATTTCCTACAACCCCGGCTACCAGAGCGTGCTGAAGGAGCTCAAGCAATCGACGCGGCAGCGCTTCGTGGCCCTGTCCTTCGATTACCCCAAGCCCGAACTCGAAGCCAGGATCATCCGCCATGAAACGGGACTGGACGAATCCGCCACCGCCAAACTGCTGAAGTTGGCGGAAATGACGCGTAATCTCAAGGGCAATGGCCTGGAGGAGGGCGCCTCCACCCGCTTATTGGTCCATGCCGGCAAGCTCATCGCCCAAGGCGTGGAGCCGCGCGCCGCCTGCCAGGGCGCCGTATCGCTGGCGCTGACCGATGACGAAGACCTGATCGCGGCGGTCAATGAACTGATCGCCGCCCTCTTCTGA
- a CDS encoding AAA family ATPase, translating to MRIARFDLLRYGKFTDRSLTLPRADQDFHFIVGPNEAGKSTLRAAIQDLLFGIETRSRFNFLHPHHEMRLGARLEREGGQDAGPLDFIRLKARTNTLKTPGGATLPEEALSPFLGQVDRHFFDQMFGLDHQRLVAGGEQILNASNDIGRILFQAAAGIGGLGEIREQLEQEADRLWSKRKSDNREYYQASAQLEQAKADLDRATVRAKDWLAARERVGDLQADLERTSAGCQVLEQERDRLQRVWRIATPLANLRDREERLAVLGAVPTLPEEAGAQLARAERDIAMASQSLQLHEAQVVDLTARRDALHPDPAILERATEIAALAEQRQRLGNHERDIGRRLEEVRVLWQQVQNGARQLGWPDEDETALGQRLPGRLVRSAINELLRRHEALAQTLASAEETIRARQRELQVIDADLVALPGTQPPPALPKALVAARDLGNISVQQLQLDGQVARLTRDLDRALLALGEGHPALDHLSSLALPAPREITDIIQWRATLESSAAKLADGLRELRAEVGRLELETRQYQATHKPVTLAEVRERRAQRDATWGGIKAGALALAETADRFEQQIASADVLSDQRHDKAQEAAGLQARLDRLEQLLQQQRDLEALVQENDRDLTAHHQDWERQIAHIGLPGLPLARVESWRAARERVLRAVEALEEDRAGRDAFGRRVTAASQALARALGTLAPDGESQGLAALLPLAEEVVTSARQAADKRELLANQKVRALATLAENRQRREEAHQAMAAWRSELQQNLALAHLPPDTPLGALQEALDLFAEMHRDLEKIRELRVNRIDMMRRDLADFAGTAQTLARGLAPELAPEAADGIALALARRLQQETAAAQDRDRLQAALTQATGEAQADRARLTVAQATLDPLRQRLPPGADLEILREAIRRSDHQRQLGTERDQFHEQLLKDGDGLDPGALEAERAGIDVLAIPARVSALREEIEQLVSQQNQRTADLRLAEANLARIAGQDEAAQAEARRQEALARMGNAVERFVRVHTAAKLLRWSIERFREHKQGPLLARASAIFRGLTGGALERLQVDYDIQPPTLLGQRPNGARVHIEGMSEGTRDQLYLALRLAALELHLRQTPPLPFIADDLFINYDNGRARAGFAALADLSRLTQVIFLSHHHHLVELASEVFGGDLNVLDLEV from the coding sequence ATGCGTATCGCCCGCTTCGATCTTCTGCGTTACGGTAAATTCACGGACCGGTCTCTGACCCTGCCGCGGGCCGACCAGGATTTTCACTTTATCGTCGGTCCCAACGAGGCCGGCAAGTCCACCCTGCGCGCGGCTATTCAGGACCTGCTGTTCGGCATCGAGACCCGCTCGCGCTTCAACTTTCTGCATCCGCATCACGAGATGCGCCTGGGGGCCCGCCTGGAGCGCGAGGGCGGTCAGGACGCCGGGCCACTGGATTTCATCCGCCTCAAGGCGCGCACCAACACCCTCAAGACCCCCGGGGGCGCCACCCTGCCGGAGGAGGCCCTGAGCCCCTTCCTCGGCCAGGTGGACCGCCATTTCTTCGACCAGATGTTCGGCCTCGATCATCAGCGGCTGGTGGCGGGCGGGGAGCAGATCCTCAATGCCTCCAACGATATCGGCCGCATCCTCTTTCAGGCGGCGGCGGGGATCGGCGGCCTGGGGGAGATTCGGGAGCAACTGGAACAGGAGGCCGACCGGCTCTGGAGCAAGCGCAAATCCGATAACCGCGAGTATTACCAGGCCAGCGCCCAACTGGAGCAGGCCAAGGCCGATCTGGACCGGGCCACGGTGCGCGCCAAGGATTGGCTGGCGGCGCGGGAGCGGGTCGGGGACTTGCAGGCGGACCTGGAGAGGACTAGCGCCGGTTGCCAGGTCCTGGAGCAGGAACGCGACCGCCTGCAACGGGTGTGGCGCATCGCCACTCCCCTGGCCAACCTCCGGGACCGGGAGGAGCGGTTGGCGGTCCTCGGCGCGGTCCCGACCCTGCCGGAGGAGGCCGGCGCCCAACTGGCCCGGGCCGAACGGGATATCGCCATGGCTAGCCAGTCCCTGCAACTCCACGAGGCCCAGGTGGTGGACCTGACGGCACGGCGGGATGCCTTGCACCCAGACCCGGCCATCCTGGAACGTGCCACCGAGATCGCAGCCCTCGCCGAACAGCGCCAGCGCCTCGGCAACCACGAGCGGGATATTGGCCGGCGGCTGGAGGAGGTCCGGGTGCTGTGGCAGCAGGTTCAGAACGGTGCCCGGCAACTGGGCTGGCCCGATGAGGACGAGACGGCCCTTGGCCAACGGCTGCCGGGCCGGCTGGTGCGCTCGGCTATCAATGAGCTGCTGCGTCGGCATGAGGCCCTGGCCCAGACCCTCGCCAGCGCCGAGGAGACGATTCGCGCTCGCCAGCGGGAACTCCAGGTGATCGATGCCGATCTGGTCGCACTGCCGGGTACCCAACCGCCGCCGGCCTTGCCCAAGGCCCTGGTGGCGGCCCGGGACCTGGGCAATATCAGTGTCCAGCAACTGCAACTGGACGGCCAGGTGGCGCGGCTGACCCGCGACCTGGACCGGGCCCTGCTGGCCTTGGGCGAGGGGCACCCCGCCCTGGACCATTTGAGCAGCCTGGCGTTGCCCGCCCCCCGGGAGATCACCGACATCATCCAGTGGCGCGCCACCCTGGAGTCCAGCGCCGCCAAGCTGGCCGATGGCCTCCGGGAGCTGCGGGCCGAGGTGGGGCGGCTGGAGCTGGAAACCCGTCAATACCAGGCGACTCACAAGCCCGTCACCCTGGCGGAGGTGCGGGAGCGGCGTGCCCAGCGGGACGCCACCTGGGGAGGCATCAAGGCCGGGGCCCTGGCCCTGGCCGAAACCGCCGACCGCTTCGAGCAGCAGATCGCCAGCGCCGATGTCCTGTCCGATCAGCGCCACGACAAGGCCCAGGAGGCCGCCGGGCTCCAGGCCCGCCTTGATCGCCTGGAGCAACTGCTGCAACAACAACGGGACCTGGAGGCATTGGTCCAGGAGAATGACCGGGACCTGACGGCTCACCACCAGGATTGGGAACGGCAAATCGCCCATATTGGCCTGCCCGGGTTGCCCTTGGCGCGCGTCGAAAGCTGGCGGGCGGCCCGGGAGCGGGTCCTGCGGGCGGTGGAGGCCCTGGAGGAGGACCGTGCCGGCCGCGATGCCTTCGGGCGGCGGGTTACCGCGGCGAGCCAGGCCCTCGCGCGGGCCCTGGGCACCCTGGCCCCGGATGGGGAGTCCCAGGGCCTCGCCGCCCTCCTGCCGCTGGCCGAGGAGGTGGTGACGAGCGCCCGCCAGGCCGCGGACAAGCGCGAGCTCCTCGCCAACCAGAAGGTCCGCGCCCTGGCTACCCTGGCCGAAAACCGTCAGCGGCGCGAGGAGGCCCATCAGGCCATGGCGGCCTGGCGATCGGAATTGCAGCAGAACCTCGCCCTCGCGCATTTGCCACCCGATACCCCTCTCGGCGCCTTGCAAGAGGCGCTGGACCTATTCGCGGAGATGCACCGCGATCTGGAAAAGATTCGTGAGCTGCGCGTCAACCGCATCGACATGATGCGGCGGGATTTAGCGGACTTTGCCGGGACCGCCCAGACCTTGGCCCGGGGCCTGGCCCCGGAGCTGGCCCCGGAAGCCGCCGACGGCATTGCCCTGGCCCTGGCGCGCCGCCTCCAGCAGGAGACCGCCGCCGCCCAGGACCGTGACCGACTCCAGGCGGCCTTGACCCAGGCGACCGGGGAGGCTCAGGCAGATCGCGCGCGCCTTACGGTTGCTCAGGCCACCCTGGACCCCCTGCGGCAGCGCTTACCCCCGGGGGCCGACCTGGAGATCCTGCGGGAGGCCATCCGACGCTCGGATCACCAGCGCCAACTCGGTACCGAGCGCGATCAGTTCCATGAGCAGCTCTTGAAGGATGGGGACGGGCTAGACCCTGGCGCCCTGGAGGCGGAACGGGCCGGTATTGATGTCCTGGCCATCCCGGCCCGTGTGTCGGCACTCCGGGAGGAAATTGAACAACTGGTCAGCCAGCAGAATCAGCGGACCGCGGACCTGAGGCTGGCCGAGGCCAATCTGGCGCGGATTGCCGGCCAGGACGAGGCCGCCCAGGCAGAGGCCCGGCGGCAGGAGGCCCTGGCGCGCATGGGCAATGCCGTTGAGCGTTTCGTTCGCGTCCATACCGCCGCCAAGCTGCTGCGCTGGTCCATCGAACGCTTTCGGGAACACAAGCAGGGACCCCTGCTGGCCCGGGCCAGCGCTATCTTTCGGGGCCTGACCGGCGGGGCCCTGGAGAGGCTCCAGGTGGACTATGACATCCAGCCTCCGACCCTGTTGGGTCAACGTCCCAATGGGGCCAGGGTCCACATCGAGGGCATGAGCGAGGGCACCCGCGACCAGCTCTATCTCGCCCTGCGCCTGGCCGCCCTGGAGCTGCATCTGCGACAGACCCCGCCCCTGCCCTTCATCGCCGACGACCTCTTCATCAACTACGACAATGGCCGCGCCCGCGCCGGCTTCGCTGCCCTGGCCGACCTGTCCCGCCTGACCCAGGTCATCTTCCTCAGCCACCACCACCACTTGGTGGAACTGGCCAGCGAGGTCTTCGGGGGAGACTTGAATGTCCTGGATCTGGAGGTGTGA
- a CDS encoding DNA repair exonuclease, with protein MRFIHAADIHLDSPLTGLSAYPDAPADRLRTVTREAFGRLVDLALEEAVDFMVIAGDLYDGNWKDANTGHYFCREMGRLNRAGIPVYLLHGNHDAESEMTRKLTLPDNVHTFESRKASSFRLDTLKVALHGRGYREAATLENLAASYPPPVAGWLNIGVLHTALEGYASHARYAPCSLAELTAKGYDYWALGHVHEFAILHRDPWVVFPGNLQGRHSRETGERGALLVTADEAGIKTVERLAVAVLRWERLELDVAADATLEEVVRRVGRAFEGLIATTPEHLYLAVRLVLRGQTAAHGELFGLAAHLREEVLGQAAAQGLDRLWVEKVCLETRPPRDAALLSARGDAIADLQAFLAAAPDDPDLLKALLDDLRPLVDKAPRELLAALPELEAIRQGEVADLIRAVTPDLLAHLGRAR; from the coding sequence ATGAGATTCATCCACGCCGCCGACATCCACCTGGACAGCCCCCTCACGGGGCTGTCCGCTTACCCGGACGCCCCCGCGGACCGGCTGCGCACCGTCACCCGCGAGGCCTTTGGCCGGCTGGTGGATCTGGCCCTGGAGGAGGCGGTGGATTTCATGGTCATCGCCGGCGATCTCTACGATGGCAACTGGAAGGACGCCAATACCGGTCATTACTTCTGTCGGGAGATGGGGCGGCTGAACCGGGCCGGCATTCCCGTTTATCTGCTCCATGGCAACCACGATGCCGAGAGCGAGATGACCCGGAAGCTGACCCTGCCGGACAATGTCCACACTTTTGAGAGCCGCAAGGCCAGCAGCTTCCGGCTCGACACCCTCAAGGTGGCCCTCCATGGTCGCGGTTATCGCGAGGCGGCGACCTTGGAAAACCTGGCCGCGAGCTATCCACCCCCGGTGGCCGGCTGGCTCAATATCGGCGTCCTGCACACGGCGCTGGAGGGCTATGCCAGTCACGCCCGCTATGCCCCCTGTAGCCTGGCGGAACTCACCGCCAAGGGCTATGACTACTGGGCCCTCGGCCATGTGCACGAGTTCGCCATCCTGCACCGCGACCCTTGGGTAGTGTTTCCCGGCAATCTCCAGGGGCGTCATAGCCGGGAGACCGGGGAGCGCGGTGCCCTCCTGGTCACCGCCGATGAGGCCGGTATCAAGACGGTCGAGCGGCTGGCGGTGGCGGTCCTGCGATGGGAACGGCTGGAGCTGGACGTTGCGGCGGACGCCACCCTGGAAGAGGTGGTACGCCGGGTGGGCCGGGCCTTCGAGGGCCTCATCGCCACCACCCCGGAACACCTCTATCTGGCCGTTCGCCTGGTCCTGCGGGGCCAGACCGCCGCCCATGGCGAGCTTTTCGGTCTGGCCGCCCACCTGCGGGAAGAGGTTTTGGGCCAGGCGGCGGCCCAGGGCCTTGACCGGCTGTGGGTCGAAAAGGTGTGCCTGGAGACCCGGCCCCCACGGGACGCGGCCCTCCTGAGCGCCCGGGGAGATGCCATCGCCGACCTCCAGGCCTTTCTCGCCGCGGCCCCGGACGACCCGGACCTCCTCAAGGCTCTGCTGGACGATCTGCGCCCCCTGGTGGACAAGGCCCCCCGGGAGCTCCTCGCGGCTCTGCCGGAACTGGAGGCCATCCGCCAGGGCGAGGTGGCGGATCTCATCAGGGCGGTGACGCCGGATCTGCTGGCCCATCTGGGCCGGGCCCGGTGA